A portion of the Gossypium arboreum isolate Shixiya-1 chromosome 8, ASM2569848v2, whole genome shotgun sequence genome contains these proteins:
- the LOC108482962 gene encoding uncharacterized protein LOC108482962 isoform X3, which translates to MVFNREMDACSFLNEGINVCPSSNAREWDSVEQMPLDGKTISEWMSELDAIAKEVEAELVSRDIGCHLVEVLQAVNLVLFELRGFKRSPVLVDSKHSYLHLVLSSGCGSAILLSIIYIEVCRRLGLTIVGSRVGEDFLIWPQTTYPEELFKVTSGHSLFTVVNGRCVEDPRSMASDLTGSSLLGLEIASNRDIVGIALANLIRFHWKRASRSNLGLMLTSPLRHAHNANEKPNKINKPNVPLLRPQDLKLAIMASERLLILQPHNWALRRDHGMMLYYNREYGKAVQELSICMAFAPEEEAELLEPFVEKLHLMRLESSWKSLGDTASVTVK; encoded by the exons ATGGTTTTTAACCGAGAGATGGATGCTTGTTCATTCCTCAATGAAGGGATAAATGTTTGTCCGTCATCTAATGCCAGAGAGTGGGATTCTGTGGAGCAGATGCCTTTGGATGGAAAGACCATATCTGAATGGATGAGTGAACTGGATGCAATTGCAAAAGAAGTTGAAGCAGAGCTAGTTTCAAGGGACATAGGCTGCCATCTGGTTGAAGTTTTGCAGGCcgtcaatttagttctttttgagTTAAGAGGCTTTAAAAGATCCCCTGTTCTTGTAGATTCTAAGCATTCATACTTACACTTGGTGCTGAGTTCTGGATGTGGCAGTG CAATTTTGCTTAGCATAATTTACATTGAAGTTTGTCGGCGGCTTGGTCTAACTATTGTGGGGTCTCGAGTTGGGGAAGATTTTTTGATATGGCCCCAGACAACATACCCTGAG GAGCTCTTCAAAGTGACTTCAGGACACAGCTTGTTCACTGTTGTCAATGGAAGATGTGTTGAGGACCCTAGATCAATGGCATCGGATTTAACTGGTTCATCACTTTTAGGGCTTGAGATAGCTTCAAACCGTGATATTGTTGGGATCGCTCTAGCCAATTTAATT AGGTTTCACTGGAAACGTGCTTCGAGATCAAATCTTGGTTTGATGCTAACTTCTCCCCTTAGGCATGCTCATAATGCCAATGAGAAACCTAACAAGATCAATAAACCAAATGTCCCTTTGTTGCGGCCTCAAGATCTTAA GCTAGCTATCATGGCTTCAGAAAGATTGTTGATTCTGCAGCCACATAATTGGGCACTAAGGAGAGACCATGGCATGATGCTGTACTATAATAG GGAGTATGGTAAGGCAGTGCAAGAGCTTAGCATCTGCATGGCCTTTGCTCCAGAAGAAGAGGCAGAGCTTCTTGAGCCATTTGTTGAGAAATTACACTTAATGCGGCTGGAATCATCATGGAAATCTTTGGGAGACACAGCTAGCGTGACGGTTAAATGA
- the LOC108482962 gene encoding uncharacterized protein LOC108482962 isoform X1, giving the protein MLCTVYCMPAASMFSQTFAADHFFIRYDHHHHHDHKDLKRWRSRTTAAASAYPLFSNPKDSSSRHKFYQEALKTARGKFAQEISFQSEDKDVSLAKALLYVAAEDETFMVFNREMDACSFLNEGINVCPSSNAREWDSVEQMPLDGKTISEWMSELDAIAKEVEAELVSRDIGCHLVEVLQAVNLVLFELRGFKRSPVLVDSKHSYLHLVLSSGCGSAILLSIIYIEVCRRLGLTIVGSRVGEDFLIWPQTTYPEELFKVTSGHSLFTVVNGRCVEDPRSMASDLTGSSLLGLEIASNRDIVGIALANLIRFHWKRASRSNLGLMLTSPLRHAHNANEKPNKINKPNVPLLRPQDLKLAIMASERLLILQPHNWALRRDHGMMLYYNREYGKAVQELSICMAFAPEEEAELLEPFVEKLHLMRLESSWKSLGDTASVTVK; this is encoded by the exons ATGTTGTGCACAGTATATTGCATGCCAGCGGCATCAATGTTTTCTCAAACATTTGCTGCTGATCATTTCTTTATCAG GTATGATCATCATCACCATCATGATCACAAGGACTTGAAGAGATGGAGGAGTAGGACCACTGCTGCTGCTTCTGCTTACCCTCTCTTTTCCAATCCTAAAGACTCTTCTTCTCGTCACAAATTTTACCAGGag GCTCTAAAGACTGCAAGGGGCAAGTTCGCTCAGGAGATCTCCTTCCAGTCTGAAGATAAAGACGTTTCTCTTGCTAAG GCTTTGCTTTATGTTGCAGCTGAAGATGAGACATTCATGGTTTTTAACCGAGAGATGGATGCTTGTTCATTCCTCAATGAAGGGATAAATGTTTGTCCGTCATCTAATGCCAGAGAGTGGGATTCTGTGGAGCAGATGCCTTTGGATGGAAAGACCATATCTGAATGGATGAGTGAACTGGATGCAATTGCAAAAGAAGTTGAAGCAGAGCTAGTTTCAAGGGACATAGGCTGCCATCTGGTTGAAGTTTTGCAGGCcgtcaatttagttctttttgagTTAAGAGGCTTTAAAAGATCCCCTGTTCTTGTAGATTCTAAGCATTCATACTTACACTTGGTGCTGAGTTCTGGATGTGGCAGTG CAATTTTGCTTAGCATAATTTACATTGAAGTTTGTCGGCGGCTTGGTCTAACTATTGTGGGGTCTCGAGTTGGGGAAGATTTTTTGATATGGCCCCAGACAACATACCCTGAG GAGCTCTTCAAAGTGACTTCAGGACACAGCTTGTTCACTGTTGTCAATGGAAGATGTGTTGAGGACCCTAGATCAATGGCATCGGATTTAACTGGTTCATCACTTTTAGGGCTTGAGATAGCTTCAAACCGTGATATTGTTGGGATCGCTCTAGCCAATTTAATT AGGTTTCACTGGAAACGTGCTTCGAGATCAAATCTTGGTTTGATGCTAACTTCTCCCCTTAGGCATGCTCATAATGCCAATGAGAAACCTAACAAGATCAATAAACCAAATGTCCCTTTGTTGCGGCCTCAAGATCTTAA GCTAGCTATCATGGCTTCAGAAAGATTGTTGATTCTGCAGCCACATAATTGGGCACTAAGGAGAGACCATGGCATGATGCTGTACTATAATAG GGAGTATGGTAAGGCAGTGCAAGAGCTTAGCATCTGCATGGCCTTTGCTCCAGAAGAAGAGGCAGAGCTTCTTGAGCCATTTGTTGAGAAATTACACTTAATGCGGCTGGAATCATCATGGAAATCTTTGGGAGACACAGCTAGCGTGACGGTTAAATGA
- the LOC108482962 gene encoding uncharacterized protein LOC108482962 isoform X2, which produces MDFVYCMPAASMFSQTFAADHFFIRYDHHHHHDHKDLKRWRSRTTAAASAYPLFSNPKDSSSRHKFYQEALKTARGKFAQEISFQSEDKDVSLAKALLYVAAEDETFMVFNREMDACSFLNEGINVCPSSNAREWDSVEQMPLDGKTISEWMSELDAIAKEVEAELVSRDIGCHLVEVLQAVNLVLFELRGFKRSPVLVDSKHSYLHLVLSSGCGSAILLSIIYIEVCRRLGLTIVGSRVGEDFLIWPQTTYPEELFKVTSGHSLFTVVNGRCVEDPRSMASDLTGSSLLGLEIASNRDIVGIALANLIRFHWKRASRSNLGLMLTSPLRHAHNANEKPNKINKPNVPLLRPQDLKLAIMASERLLILQPHNWALRRDHGMMLYYNREYGKAVQELSICMAFAPEEEAELLEPFVEKLHLMRLESSWKSLGDTASVTVK; this is translated from the exons ATGGATTTTG TATATTGCATGCCAGCGGCATCAATGTTTTCTCAAACATTTGCTGCTGATCATTTCTTTATCAG GTATGATCATCATCACCATCATGATCACAAGGACTTGAAGAGATGGAGGAGTAGGACCACTGCTGCTGCTTCTGCTTACCCTCTCTTTTCCAATCCTAAAGACTCTTCTTCTCGTCACAAATTTTACCAGGag GCTCTAAAGACTGCAAGGGGCAAGTTCGCTCAGGAGATCTCCTTCCAGTCTGAAGATAAAGACGTTTCTCTTGCTAAG GCTTTGCTTTATGTTGCAGCTGAAGATGAGACATTCATGGTTTTTAACCGAGAGATGGATGCTTGTTCATTCCTCAATGAAGGGATAAATGTTTGTCCGTCATCTAATGCCAGAGAGTGGGATTCTGTGGAGCAGATGCCTTTGGATGGAAAGACCATATCTGAATGGATGAGTGAACTGGATGCAATTGCAAAAGAAGTTGAAGCAGAGCTAGTTTCAAGGGACATAGGCTGCCATCTGGTTGAAGTTTTGCAGGCcgtcaatttagttctttttgagTTAAGAGGCTTTAAAAGATCCCCTGTTCTTGTAGATTCTAAGCATTCATACTTACACTTGGTGCTGAGTTCTGGATGTGGCAGTG CAATTTTGCTTAGCATAATTTACATTGAAGTTTGTCGGCGGCTTGGTCTAACTATTGTGGGGTCTCGAGTTGGGGAAGATTTTTTGATATGGCCCCAGACAACATACCCTGAG GAGCTCTTCAAAGTGACTTCAGGACACAGCTTGTTCACTGTTGTCAATGGAAGATGTGTTGAGGACCCTAGATCAATGGCATCGGATTTAACTGGTTCATCACTTTTAGGGCTTGAGATAGCTTCAAACCGTGATATTGTTGGGATCGCTCTAGCCAATTTAATT AGGTTTCACTGGAAACGTGCTTCGAGATCAAATCTTGGTTTGATGCTAACTTCTCCCCTTAGGCATGCTCATAATGCCAATGAGAAACCTAACAAGATCAATAAACCAAATGTCCCTTTGTTGCGGCCTCAAGATCTTAA GCTAGCTATCATGGCTTCAGAAAGATTGTTGATTCTGCAGCCACATAATTGGGCACTAAGGAGAGACCATGGCATGATGCTGTACTATAATAG GGAGTATGGTAAGGCAGTGCAAGAGCTTAGCATCTGCATGGCCTTTGCTCCAGAAGAAGAGGCAGAGCTTCTTGAGCCATTTGTTGAGAAATTACACTTAATGCGGCTGGAATCATCATGGAAATCTTTGGGAGACACAGCTAGCGTGACGGTTAAATGA